In Streptomyces hawaiiensis, one genomic interval encodes:
- a CDS encoding IS5 family transposase (programmed frameshift) has protein sequence MTAALVERMAPEDLWALFQRVVPPAPVRPQGGGHRRRGDREVLAAIIFVATSGCTWNQLPPGFGLSGVTAFRRFTEWTEARVWAKLHRLVLDELGARGELDWSRCAIDSVSVRALKGQLTGPNPTDRGKKGSKIHLIVDRQGLPLSVGISAANLHDSQALIPLVRGIPPIRSRRGPRRRRPTKLHGDKGYDYRHLRRWLASRGIRHRLARKGIESSRRLGWHRWVVERTMSWLTGCRRLHRRYERKPDHFLAF, from the exons ATGACTGCTGCGCTTGTCGAGCGGATGGCGCCGGAAGACCTGTGGGCGTTGTTCCAGCGGGTGGTGCCGCCGGCGCCGGTTCGCCCTCAGGGTGGAGGGCACCGGCGGCGAGGGGACCGTGAGGTGCTGGCCGCCATTATTTTCGTGGCCACCTCGGGTTGCACCTGGAATCAACTGCCCCCAGGCTTCGGCCTGTCGGGCGTGACGGCCTTCCGCCGGTTCACCGAATGGACCGAGGCCAGGGTGTGGGCCAAGCTTCACCGCCTGGTCCTGGATGAACTCGGTGCCCGAGGTGAGCTGGACTGGTCGCGGTGCGCGATCGACTCGGTCAGTGTCCGGGCCCTCAAG GGGCAGCTGACGGGACCGAATCCGACCGACCGCGGCAAGAAGGGATCGAAAATCCACCTCATCGTCGACCGCCAGGGCCTGCCCCTGTCGGTCGGCATCTCCGCCGCGAACCTCCACGACAGCCAGGCCCTCATCCCGCTGGTCCGCGGCATCCCACCCATCCGCTCACGTCGCGGCCCTCGACGCCGGCGGCCCACCAAGCTGCACGGCGACAAGGGCTACGACTACCGCCACCTGCGGCGATGGCTCGCTTCTCGCGGCATCCGGCACCGCCTTGCCCGCAAGGGCATCGAGTCGTCCCGGCGTCTGGGCTGGCACCGCTGGGTCGTGGAGCGGACCATGTCCTGGCTGACCGGCTGCCGCCGCCTTCACCGCCGCTACGAACGCAAGCCGGACCACTTCCTCGCCTTCTAA
- a CDS encoding HEAT repeat domain-containing protein, translating to MGDVNEDPLAELALRLRTLRAQRGLQMGGLQQRTRLGRTTVSQALNGQVVPTETTLVALAKALGTDVEPLLALREAAVRIRQVQDSSGEAAHGRDDGPSDAAEDERDADADRALATYARRVRETYGSLDLEVLTPDNDQSTQPSVELREVFVVPTVRADPPPVELSRELMGQLLKGEELAADGELPPGLDLELLDSLMEAYRQQPAEHVLDVLAREKGQRVVLLGDPGAGKSTLAHYLALALTGGLGPDGALAGLAGRIPLIVELRHYAQPAWRQQTFAEFLAHLWTTEGMGLPLPVLGRLLDAGRVLLVFDGLDEIFDPKFRAETARRIAGFAAHHQRCRVIVTSRVIGYQRQTLDGAGFAHYMIQDLDTPRIHEFARRWYETACPGQPTLTEQLLTRFKDAVAHSRSVRELAGNPLLLTILVILGRRQTLPRDRHGVYQHAVTVLVARWDRDAKHLTAPLSEPVSEALDLLSQTERLEMLRLLARRMQEGSGGISGNYVPEADIEDVFRQYLQLCDVRPDVARRAARAMIQQLRERNFILARYGGGAWGFVHRTFLEYLAAADIVHRYEHEREWTPEALVSEVLVPRAEDTTWHEVILLLAGQLREHDTGTLVDSLVRPAPFTDRKERLVLALRALAEVKKIGALSTQSVAVVDGITQYLSARAESFGTFFLDAAYFAAESVTPSLASFGENWAGRDRYLTWFHVWGQFIESRVPAQLAGALHRDFPAVIAYARFAWSTNARAGALAVLGERWPASATVTEAIKTSAVHDEVIVRIAALQALGVRPVERERAAELRLFLQARAVGDPTPGARKAALSCLARRHPDDETVRFLRWRAREDVFDAVRATAAELRAELVSEPKDEGGGARPVPAPRHPVDAPWRDDTMFGSKLTAGTAMAAWRSRQYYQLSTLLDRQELIGSREMLTSWLQRHPEDLRLLMRDALSLAPAPRERAAETALRAIGHSLSTEARDFLIDCCRSSCHIRLRRTAMHVLGEIWGGDPAVTAALLESAKRGPGPELRVAALQELTEHCIHLPEVRELLYHCASADRDPVVCDHALRWMAQWWPDHPKYTALFVTDPRAADAPEPERRAVLLQGLAAGGHEAEFERQLAGEEVPWIQSQMRHVERLRTAPAAAAPSVFHERLLTGLRRLLKARARAGNAG from the coding sequence ATGGGGGACGTGAACGAGGATCCGCTCGCGGAACTCGCGCTACGGCTTCGCACCCTCAGGGCGCAGCGGGGTTTGCAGATGGGTGGGTTGCAGCAGCGGACCAGGCTGGGGCGGACAACGGTCAGCCAGGCACTGAACGGGCAAGTGGTACCCACCGAGACCACCCTGGTGGCCCTAGCGAAGGCCCTGGGCACGGATGTGGAGCCATTGCTGGCCCTCCGCGAAGCCGCAGTGCGCATACGGCAGGTCCAAGACTCCTCAGGAGAGGCCGCGCACGGTCGGGACGACGGACCGAGCGACGCCGCCGAGGACGAGCGGGACGCCGACGCCGACCGGGCGCTCGCGACCTACGCGCGCCGCGTCCGGGAGACGTACGGAAGTCTCGACCTGGAGGTCCTCACCCCCGACAACGACCAGAGCACACAGCCGAGCGTCGAGTTGCGCGAGGTCTTCGTCGTGCCGACCGTCCGGGCCGACCCGCCGCCTGTGGAGCTCTCCCGGGAACTCATGGGCCAGCTCCTCAAGGGCGAGGAGCTGGCCGCGGACGGGGAGCTGCCGCCGGGGCTCGACCTGGAGCTGCTCGACTCCCTCATGGAGGCGTACCGCCAGCAGCCCGCCGAGCACGTACTCGATGTCCTCGCCCGGGAGAAAGGCCAGCGGGTCGTGCTCCTCGGCGACCCAGGGGCCGGCAAGTCCACTCTCGCGCACTACCTCGCGCTCGCCCTGACCGGCGGCCTCGGTCCCGACGGGGCCCTCGCCGGCCTCGCGGGCCGAATCCCCCTCATCGTGGAGCTGCGGCACTACGCCCAGCCGGCCTGGCGGCAGCAGACGTTCGCGGAGTTCCTCGCACACCTATGGACCACCGAGGGAATGGGCCTTCCACTCCCCGTCCTGGGCCGGCTTCTCGACGCGGGACGCGTCCTCCTCGTCTTCGACGGGCTCGACGAGATCTTCGACCCCAAGTTCCGGGCGGAGACGGCCCGCCGCATCGCCGGGTTCGCCGCCCACCACCAGCGCTGCCGGGTGATCGTCACATCCCGGGTCATCGGCTACCAGCGGCAGACGCTGGACGGAGCGGGGTTCGCCCACTACATGATCCAGGACCTGGACACCCCTCGTATCCACGAGTTCGCGCGCCGGTGGTACGAGACGGCGTGCCCCGGACAGCCGACGCTCACCGAGCAGCTCCTCACCCGGTTCAAGGACGCGGTCGCCCACTCGCGGTCAGTGCGCGAACTGGCCGGGAACCCGCTCCTGCTGACCATCCTCGTCATCCTCGGCCGCCGGCAGACCCTCCCCCGCGACCGGCACGGGGTGTATCAGCACGCCGTCACCGTGCTCGTCGCCCGCTGGGACCGGGACGCCAAGCATCTGACGGCCCCGCTGTCCGAGCCGGTATCCGAAGCCCTCGACCTGCTCAGCCAGACCGAACGCCTGGAAATGCTGCGGCTCCTCGCCCGCAGAATGCAGGAGGGATCAGGCGGCATCTCGGGCAACTACGTGCCCGAGGCGGACATCGAGGACGTCTTCCGCCAGTACCTCCAGCTCTGCGACGTCCGCCCGGACGTCGCGCGCCGCGCCGCCCGCGCCATGATCCAACAGCTCCGGGAGCGCAACTTCATCCTCGCCCGGTACGGCGGGGGCGCCTGGGGCTTCGTGCACCGCACATTCCTGGAGTACCTGGCCGCGGCGGACATCGTCCACCGCTACGAGCACGAACGGGAGTGGACCCCCGAGGCCCTCGTCTCTGAGGTCCTCGTCCCGAGGGCCGAGGACACCACCTGGCACGAGGTGATCCTGCTGCTCGCCGGGCAGCTCCGGGAGCACGACACCGGGACGCTGGTCGACAGCCTCGTCCGGCCGGCCCCCTTCACCGACCGCAAGGAGCGGCTCGTCCTCGCCCTCCGGGCGCTCGCCGAGGTGAAGAAGATCGGGGCGCTAAGCACCCAGAGCGTCGCGGTGGTCGACGGGATCACCCAGTACCTGAGCGCGAGGGCCGAGAGCTTCGGGACGTTCTTCCTCGACGCGGCGTACTTCGCGGCCGAGAGCGTCACCCCGTCACTCGCCTCCTTCGGTGAGAACTGGGCGGGGCGCGACCGCTATCTGACCTGGTTCCACGTATGGGGTCAGTTCATCGAGTCTCGCGTCCCCGCCCAGCTCGCCGGTGCGCTGCACCGTGACTTTCCCGCCGTCATCGCGTACGCGCGGTTCGCCTGGTCCACGAACGCCCGCGCCGGAGCCCTCGCCGTCCTGGGCGAACGGTGGCCGGCGAGCGCCACCGTCACGGAGGCGATCAAGACGAGTGCCGTGCATGACGAGGTCATTGTCCGCATCGCCGCCCTGCAGGCCTTGGGCGTCCGCCCGGTCGAACGCGAACGGGCTGCGGAGCTGCGGCTGTTCCTCCAGGCCCGCGCCGTCGGCGATCCCACGCCAGGTGCGCGCAAGGCGGCGCTGAGCTGTCTGGCGCGCCGCCACCCGGACGACGAGACGGTGCGCTTCCTTCGGTGGCGGGCGCGGGAGGACGTCTTCGACGCGGTACGGGCCACGGCGGCGGAGTTGCGGGCCGAGTTAGTGTCGGAACCGAAGGACGAGGGCGGCGGGGCGCGCCCAGTTCCCGCACCGCGTCACCCCGTCGACGCTCCCTGGAGAGACGACACCATGTTCGGCTCCAAGTTGACTGCGGGAACGGCGATGGCGGCCTGGCGGTCCCGCCAGTACTACCAGCTCAGCACGCTGCTCGACCGCCAAGAGCTGATCGGCAGCCGGGAGATGCTGACCTCGTGGCTGCAGAGGCATCCCGAGGACCTCCGGTTGCTGATGCGGGATGCCCTAAGCCTCGCGCCCGCCCCTCGCGAAAGGGCCGCGGAGACCGCTCTGCGCGCCATCGGCCACAGCCTCAGCACCGAGGCGCGGGACTTCCTCATCGACTGCTGCCGGTCCTCCTGCCACATCCGCCTGCGGCGGACCGCGATGCATGTGCTCGGCGAGATCTGGGGCGGCGATCCCGCGGTGACGGCCGCGCTCCTGGAAAGCGCGAAACGCGGTCCGGGCCCCGAACTGCGGGTGGCTGCCCTCCAGGAGCTGACCGAGCACTGCATACACCTCCCGGAGGTCCGTGAGCTGCTGTACCACTGCGCGTCCGCCGATCGCGATCCCGT